The Caenorhabditis elegans chromosome I genome includes the window ataaTAATTCGGGAAATGAACCTGATTGGACGAGAACATAAATTGACCCCGGGAATTTATTGGAAAGCTGTTGATCACAAATGAGACAGAGAGATGATGAACACAACGAGatcaaattacaaaataattcaaaatttaattttcaaaatataataggTTAGAATTAATGCTTAGAGTGCACAATGTATGGCACCATTCTGAGCCATTTTCCATCATTTCTTGGTGCTGGAACCCCATCgcaattgcatttttcgtgGATGAATGAGTAGTGGAACGATTGCTTTGAGCCGAATGGAGGGtctctgaaaaagaaaaataagaaaaaaaaattcggtggGAATTCGTGAACTAACTCCTCTTCAATTTCCTCGTTGACCATATCCTCGGATCCTTTGATAAAGACAAAAAGCCGATGATTCTTATTCGTTTTGTTCGTTTCATTGCTCTGTTGCTCCTTCGAGCAACTATGCATGAACAGATCtcgattgatttttcttcgttCAAAGTCGTTTAATTCGGCACACGTATCACCACAGCTCTTGTGCGTCGAGTCTTCGGCTTCACATATCGTTATTGGAACGCCTGAAACACAAGatttatatttctaaaaaacttagaattaagaattttttcgataacatACGATAAGAGTATGTAGATCGGACGGGGCAGGTGCCAATGAAAATGGCCACTTCCGAAACGTTGCCTCGATGATGGGAACGAAATATTTCGCGAAATTCGTTGCGGATctgcaaaattaaatgttaaaaaatatatataggAATAAAATCTTACCTTATAAAAAGAAAGCATAGTTTTCGATAAAACTTCAGTTTCATCTTCCTGACGTGCAATTATTGGCGTGGAGGAGAAACCGTgtctgaattgaaaaaaaaattgatgttgaATATATTACGAAAAGAAAACTCACGAGAACATGAGGTTTTGCATGAATAGATCAACGAATTGAAGTGAAGAATGAATGCAAACAGCTCGTTTGAACATTACCGGGAATCTTTTGCATTTCGActcaaaatcgataatttcatcGTTCAGATTCTCATTATTTAAAGATGATAAACTCatcattttcctgaaaaagaCACTTTTAGAGATTTACGGAAGGCGAAACGGGACGAGCGATTAATTTGAACGATTAACAGATACATtagaattattattattctaaaaatatataaaaaccGAGCGTTATACATTTAAATTAAAgctataatattttaaattgacaGTGAAGAGCCGCTGCTTCTGCTTTTTGCATTAGTCCAAGGGAGCGCAGTTGCATTGGcggcaaaaataataatttgaaaagagCAACTTCTGCAAAGCCGGAAACTTAAGAAACAAAGAATAAACCTTTATTATGGATCAAGGGGAATGTTACgcaacaattttataaaactaccgatcaatttctggaaaaaataaaaaagagatgTGAGATGAGATAAATGTATAAAATGTGTCAAGTTCGCTTTaggaagttaaaaaatatatacactTATCTAGCGGGTTTCATATTACAAGAATGATGGCCataaagttgataaaaattttttaaaaaaaccaaaattttgtgatttaaaatttttgtaattgtgATAGCTAAATGcgagcaatttttgatgagatttaaagacattttcaaataattaattagaCGAGCAATCCAATTGATCGAGTTCACTAGCTAGCTGCTCTGTTGATCCTCTCTTGTACTCATACtttacttttgaaattgttttcatcAATCTCGTTTCTTCTCGTTTCTCCCAAGCCAACGCCTTTTTTGCTCGATAATCCGGTCCATTTTCATTAAATCGTTTACACCAATTGATCATTTCTTCATCATTTGAATAGTTCATAAATGATTCGAGATCCTGTCCaaagttatttgaaacataatcAGTGACATTTCCATCTTCTCCAAATGCATTATTCGGATGGAAGCGGCGTTTCGCGTTTTTGAAgcaactgtaaaaattttaaaataaaaaaaaaaacaatttctacaGATTTTGTACTTCTCGAGGCTTTCTCAGTTTtagactgaaattttcagacgaacGCGAAAACTTGcgatctaaaaattcaaaattacggtagccggtctcgaaacgacaaatttttgttaaatgcgcctttaaagagtactgtactttCAAACTCTCTGTTTTTTCATAgactttttcaagtttttctcattaaattACGTGTTATTTCAATTAACATGAAAATTCCGACAGtactatttaaaggcgcacacctttttgcatttaccaaaaatttgtcgttttgaGACCAGCTACCGtattttcagcccaaaaaaCCGCAGAACTCGGCGTATTGTTTGAgctcaaaaaatcggtttttttccaaaatcattttttgtccCAGCCCTGTTTGAATAACATACTCGTATAATTTCCGAATCTCATCCTTTTTACTTTCGGCAAGAAGGTAGCCATTTCCAATGAACATGAAATGTCTTTTAGCTCTCGTTATAACCACATTAAGCCGCCGAAGCTCAGACACAAATCCCatcgtttctgaaaaattcaatttttttttgcaaaactaaaaaaaagcaaacttcTTGGATTGGATCGAACCATTGTAAAAATGACAACTTCATATTCTTTTCCCTGAACACTGTCCACTGTTCCAATTGTTGTTTGAACGAAATCAGTATATCCAGTCTCAGCTCCAAATTCTTCCATTAATTTTGTCACAAGACTTGTTTGTCCTTTGTATGGAGTAATTATTGCAATATCACTTGGTTGTACTCCATATTTTAAAAGTCGTTGGTAGTGTCCAATCGCGATTTTTGCTTCGgctgaatattaaaattaaaagtataTAAAATATAGTGGTGCCAAGAaattccgggtcaaaaattttttttttcgaaattgtgtGTGAATTCAGGACgggtgtttcaaaatttcctgaaaacaccaaatataaaaatgatttttttttttcgatttttagaaatcgaaaaaaacatttttattttcccgaaaataacaaatttctggtaatttttcttcgttttagacaaattttttattaggtAAAACCTGATTTTTATGGTTaaatttctgacattttttttggattttttctaaaaactcgatcgtcgaaaaatttttgatttttgcaatattaaaaaaaatccccaaaactTATTcggtttttagattttttttttttaaagtcgaaaaacgaaagagaaattgttttttgaaaaatgttcaatttcccACAATTTAAACTCATTTctctattttaaaacaatttttttctgatatatATACAATTTTAACTACATTTTAAATCTCGATTTtctcgttaaaaaattttccgaaaaaacgttagttttttacttttttggtagttttttttcacccAGGACTTAAAAAAGGGCAAATTTCAAGTGTAAACCTAGATTAGCATATGAAAATCCTTGTTTCGTTTTATTAATACTATTTGTATCAAATACTGCATGCTCATAAGTTTCCAATCGTTTTTCTACATCTCTTTCCAGAGAAGTGTCGATTAATACCAACGGATCAAATAAATTGCGGAATTTCTTCGGTTGAGGATTCAGGATAGTactggaaattatttaatttatcaGAGAAACATCAAGAAACAGCTCACTGAAGACTATACTCGTGACATTTGACGTCAGTTTTGAGTTGATTGTGATAGAAGCAAGTATTTGACCAAGTTGCGATTTTTGCATTGCTCCGATATTGATTCTCAAGCATTATCcaactaaaattatttttcttctccAATATACGATCCATCACAGAATTCTGGAGCCCGAATGCTTTTGCTCTGGAAAAggtggaaataaaaatttgaatttgaatttgagctttcggttttttttgttggtgaatttgaaattttacaattgaTGTTAAAACAttatcgaataaaaattaattattttgttgaatttggtagaatttttagtttaaaaatctcaatttttgaactttaaaaattttttaaaaatttacttttaaatatacttttttcaattttaggatttcgaaaaatgatttgccaatttttcagatattttttttccgtaaagaaaatttgaaaacgcGAATAATTcgctgaaactgaaaattttacaaatgaCGTATCGAATTATataacagagaaaaaaatgaagaaaaatcaaggATTTTGGCCGAGAAcgcgaaaaaattgtttaaaaaaaacgaaaaatcgaacattttgtttttttttcgattttctgatatttcgaaaattttttcgattgtattaaaaataaaatttaaagctatgctatttttccttctatttagaagatttttttattttattttaaatcaatataAACACAATTCGATTTAATAAATCATATTTAATGGTTaattatctgaaagtttttgatttttcggaaaatcgaaaatttcttgtttttcaatttaccctcaaaaacatcgaaaaatcaaaaaaaaaaaaacggcacgtaattttcaactttccgacaatttttgaccattttccCTATTGTTTCAACTGCAATACTTTGCTATTTGgcaattaaattcaaaaaattccgtcatttaattttttttgtatcaaCTTTATATTCGGATATTATGATCTATTTTCTTTAGCaccttttttctttgttttttgttttgtttttttttcgaatccaAAATTCTAACCGAattcttttagtttttagccgattatttttgattaaaaaaaaccttactCATCAGTAAAAACAAGCGCAGGAAGCTGTTTCGGATCCCCAGCCATCACAATTCTCTTCATTTTGTACACGGCAGGCCATGTCTGTGCTTCCATCACTTGTGCTGCTTCATCAATAATACAAAGACATGGATCAAACTTTTTGTGTTTCATAACAAAATCCACAAAACTCGCTCCAATCGTTGCAAATGCCACTCGCACATTTCCAATAActtccttgaaaaaaaaattaaagttaatttttttttcaaaaattccttaCCGCTCCAACTTCATTTCGAACTCGATTAATTATCGATTGTCTCATTTCGTCGAGCACATTTTCTGTTATTTCTCCGTTATCAAATGCTTTTCGCAGatctctctgaaaaattgaaattggaagcaaagaaattttatggaaacgcagaaaaattgttgtttttttgaaaatagaagaaagtgcaagcgcgctctactGCCAAATGACAACGCACCGCCCTCAAGCGTTGGGTCTCGTTGGGTATTGGCggcaaaaccaaaaatactAATGTTTTCGAGCATGGCTTTTTGccgaaattatgttttttaaaaccaatttcgacataaaatcatttttaaaaaactaaaaatgcttgaaaacattagaatttccggttttgccgccaatacccaacgagacccaacgtttcggggcggagcgttttcaTTTGGCAGCGGAGCGCAGCTGCACCTCGATTTCAAAATGCACACGATAACTAACAACTTCTTCCGCTGCCATTAGAGCTCTGTCCGATTTATTTATAACATCACGATATTCGTTCGTATCCATCaacgctgaaaaaaattaatttaaatttttaaaaaaattaaatttttaaaaataattattggaaaacattttttaatacacgaaattcaagtttttttcaaaaataaagtttcaaacgtacaaaatgttttcagcgctgtacatttttttttttggtttttcgctTTTATCAAGTTTGTTTTCGTGTTTCTggtggaaatttttatatttcgttttttttcgaacaaaaaacgcgaaaatttttggtatatTACAGGAGAACTGATaaatttttggactttttttttcaaaaattctattcgaaattattttttaaaaatttaatttttgataaagacattttaaaattttcaaattcacattCCATTATAACAAAATCAtgggtttttcgatttttgggccaaaaacagaaaagtggcgaaaattttgttttcttttttatgttttttggagaattttttgttttttggtccaaatcTTTTTCCGGTTTTCAGATCTGCTTACCGTGCTCGTGAACTTTAATTCCCATTCTCTTCAGCGTCTTTTTAGTCATCATCCTAATATTTGCCAGTGCTTCACGTGTCGGTGCCAACACAACAACCTGCTTTTTCTGTTGAATAAGTCTACATAGAAGTAGTGTCAATGTGAATGTTTTTCCAGTTCCCGGTGGTCCTTGAATACATACAAGCTTTCTATTTTCATTAAGAGCCATTTTAATTGCAGTT containing:
- the cmt-1 gene encoding Protein cmt-1 (Confirmed by transcript evidence); the protein is MMSLSSLNNENLNDEIIDFESKCKRFPVMFKRAVCIHSSLQFVDLFMQNLMFSHGFSSTPIIARQEDETEVLSKTMLSFYKIRNEFREIFRSHHRGNVSEVAIFIGTCPVRSTYSYRVPITICEAEDSTHKSCGDTCAELNDFERRKINRDLFMHSCSKEQQSNETNKTNKNHRLFVFIKGSEDMVNEEIEEEDPPFGSKQSFHYSFIHEKCNCDGVPAPRNDGKWLRMVPYIVHSKH
- the eri-7 gene encoding Enhanced RNAI (RNA interference) (Product from WormBase gene class eri;~Confirmed by transcript evidence), which produces MIEADKKFLELVKKNQKQNTNPVYQYTLEDNPESLTLQDVLESHMTDPIELNSFDSMEKEAGIPFSNEKQRTAIKMALNENRKLVCIQGPPGTGKTFTLTLLLCRLIQQKKQVVVLAPTREALANIRMMTKKTLKRMGIKVHEHALMDTNEYRDVINKSDRALMAAEEVRDLRKAFDNGEITENVLDEMRQSIINRVRNEVGAEVIGNVRVAFATIGASFVDFVMKHKKFDPCLCIIDEAAQVMEAQTWPAVYKMKRIVMAGDPKQLPALVFTDEAKAFGLQNSVMDRILEKKNNFSWIMLENQYRSNAKIATWSNTCFYHNQLKTDVKCHEYSLHTILNPQPKKFRNLFDPLVLIDTSLERDVEKRLETYEHAVFDTNSINKTKQGFSYANLAEAKIAIGHYQRLLKYGVQPSDIAIITPYKGQTSLVTKLMEEFGAETGYTDFVQTTIGTVDSVQGKEYEVVIFTMVRSNPRKTMGFVSELRRLNVVITRAKRHFMFIGNGYLLAESKKDEIRKLYDCFKNAKRRFHPNNAFGEDGNVTDYVSNNFGQDLESFMNYSNDEEMINWCKRFNENGPDYRAKKALAWEKREETRLMKTISKVKYEYKRGSTEQLASELDQLDCSSN